One Dysidea avara chromosome 8, odDysAvar1.4, whole genome shotgun sequence genomic window, agttcagctacaaacaattcaccctctggagagttcagctacaaccaaatcaccctgtagagagttcagctacaaacaaatcaccttgtagagagttaagctacaaacaaatcaccttgcagtgagttcagctacaaacaaattaccctgtagagagatcagctacaaacaaaacaccgtgtagagacttcagttacaaacaaatcaacctgtagagatttcaattacaaacaaattaccctgtagagagatcagctacaaacaaaacaccgtgtagagacttcagttacaaacaaatcaacctgtagagatttcagttacaaacaaattgccctgtagagagatcagctacaaacaaaacaccgtgtagagacttcagttacaaacaaatcaacctgtagagacttcagttacaagcaaatcaccttgcagtgagttcagctacaaaacaaattaccctgtagagagatcggctacaaacaaaacaccttgtagagacttcagctacaaacaaatcaacctgtagagatttcagttacaaacaaatcacccacagcagctacaacctaaatcatcctgtagagagttcagctacaaaaaaaatcaccctgtagagagatcagctatacttCCCAAGAAACACGTATATAGCTAGCAATATTGACGTTACTTGTCTATTATCATAGCCAGGTAGCTATTTGGCGGATGATTCTAGTGAAAATTCACCAACCGCAAAAGTTACTTCCCCGTCAAATTTTCTGCGTATACGGTATAGGCATCACCTGaatcacaacacacaaacaaGCTAGCTGTAGACTTACTATACATACATGCTCACATGCTTGATTATGTCAGCTCatacagttatttttacttactgaAAGACAAAAAATGtcacataacataattatgaacaAATTCGTTGTGTGCCAGTAACCATGCAACACTGTTTGGACTAAACATggattaaaaagttatgatgTGAAGCAAATACTGCAACATGAGTAGCACTGCTCACACAGACCATTTAGGATGGGTAGAATGTTTGAAGAGCAACAAGACTACAGCAATGTGTTCTGAACATAGCACCTAACATTGTGCTCAGATGCACAATGCAGCACACCAGCAATGAATATGATAGTCAGCAAAAGATATAGCCACTTTTGTGTTGTTAAGGATCACCGCTACATGTCACAAGTGTAGTTCAGAAGTTCTTGTTGTTCCTTGCATTTGTGCACTGCTAAGCAACCTCTGCTTCTAACCATTTCAATCTCTGCTTCTCAATTTCTGGCTACACGAGACTAACAGGGACTATGATCGCATCACCCAATCTCTGGAGACACCATAATTAGACATACACTGTAACAGATCTGTGATACTGCCCAGTACTCGGCCCAGTACCAAACATCGCCATGAACATCGTGAGTTGAAGGATCACTGAGGATGAACGCTCCATTATAATACATTTTAGTTCTAACTAGAGTGTCAGTCCACTAGTGGCTTTAAAATTGGTCCAAACATCGTCACATCTAACGCGCATATAGGTGTGCACTAATAAGAAAAAAACACTGGTTATGTGCTAccatagagcagtttcaaaaccatggtaaccaaaaattacgcaatggacacacccaaatcgccatgtttttgtaccagactgtttcatgttgcaagttgaattcctcgctaaattcatgccaagattattaatacgtaaggaaaagagatgccagtgatagaataaagtatgtaggtgagttattacgcattaaaagatccgtgctgcctcccaacagggcagtttcgtaggaaggagaaatgcgtaaagatggatttggccaaattgcgacctattcaccgcccaaaggtggttaaaactaggggaaacctgcagtataggtctttatccagcaccacagcatcgtacagccacatcgaGCTATCCCCTAGTTAGCCAGAATCgctcatgtgctgggattcccACTTCGTGTGAAAAAGCAGACAGCAAAATAAGACCGATAAagtttaactgatggttgatttcgacaataaaatttaactctagcaaaattcaccactaagagtcttctttttctggcgttttatcacagtttggtaTTACGCCATTACCGGTCTCGTGCCTTTCAGGAGTTCTGGCCaatcctgggatagctggatgtggctgtacgctgctgtggtgctgggtAAAGACGTATACTGTAAGTTttccctagttttaaccacctttgggcggtgaatagatcgtaatttggccaaatccatttttacgcatttctcttttcttcgaaactgccctgttgggaggcagtacgtatcttttaatgcctaataactcacctgcacattttattctatcactggcatctattttactcatgtattaataagtcttggcatggatttagcgaggaattcaacttgcaacatctagcaatctggtacaaaaacatggcgatttgggtgtggtccattgcgtaatttttggttaccatggttttgaaactgctctatagaCTATGTGCGATCTAGGGCGTGGCACTTATTACATCATTAAAAAATCACCTGAAAAGCGCATccgccattttttgagggcaaaaaggAACAAGTGATGCCGTCAAGTTGCTGTGCTGTTGAGTGCCGAAATCGTTGTAAAGCGGgaaaagttacattgtacacCTTCCCTAAGAATCTGGTGCGAAGAAGACAGTGGATACAAGCTATTCACCGTGAAGCTTGGGAACCAACTCAGCATTCTTGGGTCTGTGGAAAGCATTTCATTTCAGGTAGACACGGGATGAAAGtgtgtaatagttatactgtaAATAATCAGAATGCTGCTTGGTTAAGTGTAATATTTTGTGAATGTACTACAACCACTACTGAAGTTTttctgtattttacaggaagacCTTGCAGGTTGAAATGGGATCCTGACTATGTTCCATCAATATTCTCATTTAAAGAGAGAAATGAAGAAGCAGATAAAGATAAGTTGGCTAGAAGTCATAGATTGCAGAACAGAAGGGGCTATGCATCAAGTACATGCTCGAGTACACGTAAGGCATCACGAAAGTGCAAATCAACTACTACTCGTGATCAGGTGCCACAAGTTGAAAATGCCGAGGAGTTGATGTCGACAGGAAATGATATAACTGATAGCACTGGAACAATGGATAATGAAATTTTAAGTAGTGCTGTTGAGACCATGGAGATTGACCATGAGCAGCATTGTGATGGTCCTGACGATTCTTCTGTGTTACATCAGCCCCGAACGCTTTCACATCTAGCAGAAGAATGTCTTAAGGGATACATACCTTCACTTGTAATGATCATTCATAAGCAGCAGCAGATTATTCAGCAACGACATCACGTTATTGATGCACTTAATGATAAAAGGTGTCACTGGAAAAATGTCTAGATGAACAAAAAGAGTTAACTGAAATGGTGAAAGAAGAGCTGCAGACCGCATCTGTATTACTCAGCCCCTCTCTCCGAATGAAGGATGATGATGAACAAACTTATTTTTATTCTGGTTTGCCATCATATTCTGCATTTACCACACTACTTGCTTTGCTTTCTACTGTTTTACCTCCTTACGAGCACAGAGGAATAAGTCATAGTGACCAGCTTCTGATGGTCTTGATGAAACTGAGACGGGCAACAACGAATCAGGATCTAGCTTATCGATTCAGAATTGATGTAACCAGAGTGTCTAAAATTTTTCATCAGTGGATTGATACAATGGCCTTTCAGCTAAAGCCTCTAGTAAAATGGCCAGAAAGAGGAATGATCCGGACCACTATCCCTGACTGTTTTAAGCCAAAGTATGCCCGTACAACTTGTATTATTGATTGTTCAGAAATCTTTATTCAACGCCCATCTTCATTAGCAGCAAGAGCCGAGACATATTCTAATTACAAAAGTCATAACACTGTGAAGTTTCTAATTGCTATTAGCCCCACGGGTGCAATTATCTTTGTTTCTAAGTGTTGGGGAGGACGTGCCAGTGACAAACACATTACTGCACACAGTGGGTTTTTGGACAAGCTGATGCACGGTGACTTGGTTTTAGCTGATAGAGGTTTTGATATAACCTAACCTTTAGCTCTTCGTGGTGCTTCACTAGCAATTCCTCCTTTCACAAAGGGAAAACCCCAACTCTCACAGAGGGAAGTGGAGACAGCTAGAGAATTGTCTAGGGTGAGGATCCATGTGGAACGAGCCATTGGGAGGCTCAAAAACTTCAGAATTTTACAGTCAACTCTACCAATCACCCTGGTGAAATCTGCTACTGATGAAGAATTTTGTACCATTGATAAGATCTTATTTGTATGTGCTGCATTATGTAACTTGCAACCACCTTTGGTTTAAAATTATGTAAAGAAATTATATACGCCACAACATTTTAGTTCATCAGTATGTTATAAAGAATTCACAAATCTAACACTGAACTATGATGCAGAATATAAAATGGGACAGTACATAATCACATATTAAGAAAATCAAATATTACAGTTAGGACAGAACCAATCTCCTCTAGAGGCTCGCTTTATGCCAACACAATTGAAGTGAAACCATGAAATCTTACACTCAGAATTATCACAGCAAATCATCTTTCCATGCTCACCTTCTTGACAAAAACAGTATGTAACTTCTTCATTGCTGGTGGCTGCTACAGTGGTGGAGCTGGACAACTCACTTGCATCTAATACATTGCGAGTTAGGATTTCTGGTAACAATTTCTACATAAAACTTCGTTAGCTTTTTAATCAAACTTTCAGTGAAGTTAGAATTTACTTCCATTCGCTCTATTAGAATTCCCTTGGGTGTCCATACAACAAAATCACAGTACTGTTTGCAGCTAACTACAAGCTGTCCTTGTACCTGTGTATAATGTTTGTGATTCTGACGAAGCCCAGTTTCATTTAAAAATGAGTTTTTCAGTCTGTGAAGCTGTGATGGGTGAGTACCTTTACCCGAAAATGGGCACTTAATCTCCACAATTCCTTGTCCACCACAGCAACTACATTCTACCAATGCATCTGGGCTTGCACCCAAAAAAGGATATTGGGGGTTAACAACCAACCCAGTCAATGTACACCGGAATCCTTGATGTAATGATGACATTTTGGCAATGTATTCTCTCCTTGCTGTGTCTTCTTTTTCAACTCCCCATTTAATGGCCAGAATGTGAGTGATGTCCACATTACATAGCAACCTCTTTATAAGACTATCAGGACTATTTTTTTCCTTGAAAGTGAAGACATCGTGGAACAAAGAAGCAGTAATACGACCTTGTCGTTGACTATACCAGTCACTGCTTAGCCTTTGGGTGCGTGTTGCTAATTCAATGGCCATAGCTTGCTCATCAGTAACAGACAAGCTTACAAACACTTCTTTTGACAACTGAAGCAACATTTCCTTACTCAGTTTTTGTGTTTGGGATCAAATAATTCAAGCAAAGGCTTTGGGATATTGGGTACTACTTGTGTAGTCACCAAGGAAGAAATTGATGCATCAGCAATGGATGTTGTTGATTCCATCACGGGTGTTGTGACCATTGATGTATCAGGACTCACTGATGATTCCACCACGGGTGTTGTGACCATTGATGTATCGGGACTCGATGATGATTCAACCATGGGTGTAGTGGCCGTTGATGTATCAGGACTCACTGATGATTCCATCACTGGTGTTGTGACAATTGATGAATCAACACTTGAGGATATCATTCCTGAGTCAGTTACAGAATCTACAATTGGTGTACCAACACTCGATGTCACTTTGGATAGCTGAGAATCGTCATCAGGTTTTGGAACAATAGTAAAGACAGAAGCATGGGgcaaacaattattgattgcACTGTAGAGTGTTTCTGGTGGTATTTGTGACAAATTTCTTTGCTGCTTTTTAGCTGAATAAGTAAACTCACTGCAAGTCTGTTTTCTTTTAGAACTGTGTTTAGgctttacaaaattaatatttctgACTTCAGCAGGATTTATCTGTAGAAAGATAAAAATTTATAAACACTATTACCTAATTCGTAAATACAGCAGTATGATAACTCACATTTTCTTTATACCAGTTGTTCCAATTACAGCTTGTGGAGGTGCACGATGGCTTAGTAAGACCCAATCGAACAGCAGTTTCAACCTTGAAAAGTATTGCCGCTATGTGACTGCACACTTCACCCAGGCTACATATTAAACCAAGAATGACAATATATCTGTACTACCATGTAGAACTTACCCGACTTT contains:
- the LOC136263763 gene encoding uncharacterized protein, whose product is MLLQLSKEVFVSLSVTDEQAMAIELATRTQRLSSDWYSQRQGRITASLFHDVFTFKEKNSPDSLIKRLLCNVDITHILAIKWGVEKEDTARREYIAKMSSLHQGFRCTLTGLVVNPQYPFLGASPDALVECSCCGGQGIVEIKCPFSGKGTHPSQLHRLKNSFLNETGLRQNHKHYTQVQGQLVVSCKQYCDFVVWTPKGILIERMEVNSNFTESLIKKLTKFYVEIVTRNPNSQCIRCK
- the LOC136264227 gene encoding uncharacterized protein, whose protein sequence is MCDLGRGTYYIIKKSREKRIRHFLRAKANVEIMTSEYFKSLDYLAQRRYVEKLTIRDEVLPDPYSIGEESWTDDMTQWPDLVYGDLYSYLIETKGPYTKEKLKAHKSLDAYNYFCNGHVRTVYCYGHGNHVILKALVNPSQKTPDQAHKAWVILQKADAEVITAHCTCKVGLGEVCSHIAAILFKVETAVRLGLTKPSCTSTSCNWNNWYKENINPAEVRNINFVKPKHSSKRKQTCSEFTYSAKKQQRNLSQIPPETLYSAINNCLPHASVFTIVPKPDDDSQLSKVTSSVGTPIVDSVTDSGMISSSVDSSIVTTPVMESSVSPDTSTATTPMVESSSSPDTSMVTTPVVESSVSPDTSMVTTPVMESTTSIADASISSLVTTQVVPNIPKPLLELFDPKHKN